From the Flavobacterium gyeonganense genome, the window ATCAAAGGACAGATTGCAGGTTTATCAAACGATGCAAAAAACGTATGGACTGCTAAACAAACTTATATTGCTTTAGGAACATTATTAAGCGCAGCAGCCGAATTAAAAATTGACACTACGCCAATGGAAGGTTTTAGCCCTGCAGCATTCAATGAAATTTTAGGTTTAGACAAATTAGGCTTAAATGCAGCAGTTGTTGCAACTATTGGTTACAGACATGATGAGGACGACGCTCAGCATTATAAAAAAGTTAGAAAATCTCAGGAAGAATTATTTATCACACTTTAATTATTTAATAACAATCAAAATCATTTTACAACATGAAAAATTTAAAAACAATTGCAATAGCATTATTCGTAGCAGTGGCTGGTGTTTCAGTAAACGCACAAACTAAAAAAATTGATGTAAAAGCTTCTACTATCAAATGGGTTGGTAAAAAAGTAACTGGAGAACACTCTGGAACTGTAAACTTTAAAGAAGGAGCTTTAGTTTTCAAAGGAAAAAAATTAACTGGAGGAAGTTTTACAGTTGATATGACTTCATTAACTGCAACTGATTTGACTGGAGAATACCAGGGAAAATTAAATGGTCACTTAAAAGCTGACGATTTCTTCGGAACTGACAAATACCCAACTTCAAAATTAGTTTTCAAAACAATAGGTGCTAAATCAGCTGATGTTTACACTGTAACTGCTGACTTAACTATCAAAGGAATCACTAAACCTGTAACTTTTGACATCGCTGTAAAAGGAAATACTGCAACAACTGAATTTAAAGTTGACAGAACTAAATACGATATCAAATACAACTCTGGTAACTTCTTCCAAAACTTAGGAGACAAAACTATCAATGACGATTTCGAATTAGCTGTAGTTTTAAAATTCTAATATTTCAGACTTACTAATTTGAAATTCAGTACCCCCAACAATTTAGATTATTGGGGGTTCTTTTTTTACTAAATCATCGACAAATGGTTTAAAAATCCTGATAAAAAACACAATAGTAACGTTCTTAAAGTTGTTCTAACACTATGATAACATGACGAAATGTTTTGATTAACATTCGGCTTTTAATTTTGACTTCGTTAAAAAAACAATAAAAATCAAAAACTAGAAATCAAAAATTATAGTTATGAAAACTAAATTACTCATTGTCTTTATACTACTTATAAGCACTTTTAATCTTCAGGCACAACAAAAAGGAATAACTGGAACATCCAACTGGATGAATAACTGGACTAACTTTAAACCAGCAGTGATAGAATATAACGAAGCTACAAATATAATTGCCGGAACGATTGACAAAGATACCAGACTAACGAAAAGTAATACTTATCAGCTGGTTGGTATCGTTTATGTAACTAATAATGCTGTACTTACAATCGACCCCGGAACAGTTATCAGAGGCGACGACAAAACCTGCGGAACATTAGTAATTACAAATGGTGCAAAAATCGTTGCCGAAGGTTTAGAAACAGATCCCATTATTTTTACTTCTAATAAAGAAACTACTGAAAGAAGACCTGGCGATTGGGGCGGAATCATCATTCTGGGAAAAGCACCTATCAATAAACTGGGCGGCATAAGTACACTGCCCTTCAACTTAGACCCAATATTAAATCATTATGGAGGACAGGACGCAGAAGATAATTCAGGAATTCTGAAATATGTGCGTATTGAATATTCGGGCAGAAAATTAAGTGCTTTGAAAGAACTTAACGGACTTTCACTTGCGGGAGTTGGAAGAAAAACAGTTTTAAGTAATATTCAGATAAGTTTTTCTAATGATGATTCTTTTGAATGTTATGGCGGCGATCTGAATATGAATAACCTGATTTCATACCGAACCACAGACGATGACTTTGATTTTACTCAGGGAGCACAAATCAACATCAGCAACAGTATTGCGATCCGTCACCCTTTTTCATCGGATATTTCAGGTTCAAGATGTTTTGAAGCAGATTCATACGACAAAATTGAAAACACAGACGTAACTAAAAAAATGACCCGAATAAATGCCAGCAACATCACTCTTGTAAATCTGGAAGAAAACAATCAGGGACTCGTTCGCGAATCTGCTCATATTGGAGAAAACACTTTTTTCAATTTGACCAATAGTGTTGTTTCAGGTTTCACTCCTTTTATACTTTTAAGTGGGAGTATCGGAAATGGGAATGAGAATTTATCAAAAATTACATTAAAAAATGTGATTGCCAACAATTGTAATGACGGAATAACAAGCGAATATTCAAGCAATGATCCCGGAATTAAAAACTGGTACAACAACCCTGAATTTGCCATAGAATTTACAAAGATAAAAAGTGACGAATTATTTGCAACGCCTAATATTAAAGGAAATCCGGACTTTAGAATAAAATTGAACAATGCGGTTGCAAGCGGAAAATAAGTAATAAAATGTATAGCCCTTTTTACATATTTAACAAATTTATAAATTAAGAAAAAAATTTTTTGGGTTTGGATGCATTCTAATTCAAATTACATTTATATATTTGCGATATCAAAATAAGATTATGAAAATTACAATGAACAATACTTGGTGGTGGAAGAATTTACGTCAGACGTCGTGAACAAAGCTTCCTATGGTATTGTAAACTATAAAATATAAAAGGCTTGTCATCACGACAAGCCTTTTTTTTTGGTCGAAATCAAACTAACAGAAAATATTAAAAATTAAAAACAAAATACATTGAAACCTTTTATACTCAACACACACTATAAACAAATCCTGGCAGACACTATTACGCCGGTAAGTATTTATTTTAAAATCAGAGATAAATTCCCAAATAGTTTATTACTGGAAAGTAGTGACTATCACGGAAATGATAATAGTTTCTCGTATATATGCTGCAATCCTATCGCAACAATTAAAATCGAAAACGAAGTTATTTCTAAAACTTTTCCTGAT encodes:
- a CDS encoding YceI family protein; the protein is MKNLKTIAIALFVAVAGVSVNAQTKKIDVKASTIKWVGKKVTGEHSGTVNFKEGALVFKGKKLTGGSFTVDMTSLTATDLTGEYQGKLNGHLKADDFFGTDKYPTSKLVFKTIGAKSADVYTVTADLTIKGITKPVTFDIAVKGNTATTEFKVDRTKYDIKYNSGNFFQNLGDKTINDDFELAVVLKF